Part of the Sphingobium sp. TKS genome is shown below.
AGGCGATGGACGGTTCGTTCCAGTCCAGCACCCACCATTCCAGCCGCGCGCAATCCCGCTCCAGCGCCAGTTGCGCGAGGCGGGAGAGCAGCGCTTTGCCCGCGCCCAGACCCCGCGCTTCGGGGATGACGAACAGATCCTCCAGATAGAGGCCCGGTCGCCCCTCGAAGGTCGAGAAATTGTGGAAGAAGAGCGCGAAGCCGATGGCCCGCCCCTCATTTTCCGCGATCAGCACTTCGGCCATGGGGCGCT
Proteins encoded:
- a CDS encoding GNAT family N-acetyltransferase; this translates as MSVTVREAVPSDIGAIHDFILALADYEKLSHEVRADRASLEKYLFGQRPMAEVLIAENEGRAIGFALFFHNFSTFEGRPGLYLEDLFVIPEARGLGAGKALLSRLAQLALERDCARLEWWVLDWNEPSIAFYRSLGARAMDEWTVQRVDGEALSALASAHPAR